The proteins below are encoded in one region of Mauremys reevesii isolate NIE-2019 linkage group 15, ASM1616193v1, whole genome shotgun sequence:
- the LOC120383634 gene encoding olfactory receptor 14A16-like produces MANQTTVGEFFLMGVSRNRKLQILHFMVFLAIYLAALMGNLLIITTISLDHHLHTPMYFFLKNLSFLDICFISVTIPKSFINSLMNSQVISFQGCVAQLFLFLSFIETELFFLTIMAYDRYIAICNPLNYTVIVNKTACHKLACGSWLGGGVYSALNTASTFSLPFCGSLINQFFCDIPPLLKLSCSHPNISETVLIAFGVCVALCCFAFITVSYIHIFSTVLKIPSVEGRHKAFSTCLPHLTVVTLFLGTGIFSYMMPTSDSAFEQYLVAVFYSVVPPLINPIIYSLRNQEIKMALGRVLRKILLQKKTMNTPF; encoded by the coding sequence ATGGCCAATCAAACTACTGTGGGTGAATTCTTTCTCATGGGAGTCTCCAGGAATCGGAAGCTGCAGATATTACACTTTATGGTCTTTCTGGCAATTTACCTAGCTGCTCTCAtggggaatcttctcatcatcaCAACCATAAGTCTTGACCACCACCTACACactcccatgtacttcttcctgaaaAACCTATCCTTCTTGGATATTTGTTTCATTTCAGTCACCATCCCCAAGTCCTTCATCAACTCCCTCATGAACAGCCAGGTTATTTCTTTCCAAGGATGTGTAGCTcaattgtttttatttctttcattCATAGAGACAGAGCTTTTTTTCCTCACCATTATGGCTTATGACCGTTACATTGCCATCTGCAACCCTCTGAATTATACAGTAATTGTGAACAAGACAGCATGCCACAAGCTAGCATGTGGCTCATGGCTGGGTGGTGGTGTCTATTCTGCTTTGAACACTGCTAGCACATTTTCACTACCCTTCTGTGGGTCCCTTATCAACCAGTTCTTTTGCGATATTCCCCCATTACTGAAATTGTCTTGCTCCCATCCTAACATCAGTGAGACTGTCCTGATTGCATTTGGTGTATGTGTAGCTTTATGCTGCTTTGCTTTCATAACCGTATCTTATATTCACATTTTCTCTACTGTGCTAAAAATCCCTTCGGTGGAGGGGCGTCACAAAGCTTTCTCcacctgcctgcctcacctcacagTTGTCACGTTATTCCTTGGTACCGGCATCTTTTCATACATGATGCCAACTTCTGACTCTGCATTCGAACAGTACCTGGTGGCTGTGTTTTATTCTGTGGTGCCCCCGCTGATTAATCCCATCATCTATAGCTTGAGAAACCAGGAGATAAAAATGGCTCTTGGAAGAGTTTTAAGGAAGATTCTCCTTCAGAAGAAAACAATGAACACCCCTTTCTGA